A portion of the Calothrix sp. 336/3 genome contains these proteins:
- a CDS encoding DUF11 domain-containing protein — MKSIFKEIKALHLLQPKIIRYTSLGLACGWVLLFAGDAWAKVSINKQFSPTNINPNQISKLTIELFNNKPTQVTNTTFTDNLPTGVVVADIPNIVNGCDGTLTATPGGTSIVLTGGIIPASTTVAGKCTITIDVTSKVSSTNTQTYVNIIPVNGLTGSQDGNTEKNADEANATLVVEPIRSVTGSKSFSTAVLHGNGTPTTMTITLNNPNLFDLTEAELTDNLPSGTKVAATPAISNSCGGTVTATAGSTIVALANGTITAKSSCTIQVNLEATDATNVRNTDVTNTIPANNLKTKEGITNTSPLTATIKVQTAAEIAKSFNPGTIQGGETSELTITIRNYNSAAITNADLIDVMPTDVKPLSITSNGCGGTATVTATQVRLTGGTIPAAPVGVGSGSCKIKAQVTSTKLGTYTNNITAGDFNGIKYNSASANLNVLAPVGVSKSFAPSQIIRGEETELTITLTNSDSNPATITSFQDNLTTMGTGYTVVAGSESTTCGGTVNASGTLIEMNSGTIPAATGTAPNITKGSCIIKVKIKADDLTGQGGNAYDGQVVNTVPAANLKTSLGNNPFEAKATLSLNGKVQVQKSFSDATRTQGQETTLTIKLLNTQSSSVSITSFKDDLLTMGTNFNNSNPAFTIASGSSSTTCGGTLNNTSGTTLIQMTGGTIPAGTTTNPGFCTITVPVKVSLTAPKGSHTNTINEGELKTNIGDNAIKTKASIDIKSAATVSKSFSLPAVAVGGKTRLTIKLDRDADAPALTGVNLSDNLPSGHTVDSTPNVVNNCGGTVNASGSTISLTNGSLSGASCTISVDIRVPNTAGTRTNTIPAQNLTTTQGVTNEFAATADIKATAAKLNLNKDFSPQGINPNGTSRLNIDIKNNEPDAIALTGVSLTDNLPLGMELTSNPNPTLTGTGCSGGTFTAVPGGNQFILTGANIQAGTVCVMSVNVTSKFAGNLTNQLPATISANSAEQVTNGNLVKKTLTVLGIADVIVSKTDNKKFVAPGQTTQYTITVENAKPATGSQWDNVAGVELTDNAPTGLTFIDWVCSATSGSACAVESGTGNVFTSLTLLAGGKATIVVNAKVNDNVSKGTEIKNVATVDLPATVTDPEFTTNKSEDINTVGGNPNVLLVKRITAVNGITNNGGTNLAGYINEPSNPYDDNTIEPSLAPKPPQYPSPDTDKWLNPSSFLIGGTNGGNVKPGDEIEYTIYFISTGDSEANKVRFCDRVPNNTTFIPTAKSGDPNAAPGGISGSDRGIITLYNGTLQSLTNVQDGDIGQYFPPGVEPSTVYPGIQCGGANTNGAVVVDLGTLPNATSSGNPAGSYGFVRFRGKVK; from the coding sequence ATGAAATCCATATTTAAAGAAATAAAAGCATTACACCTACTACAACCAAAAATTATTCGATACACATCCCTAGGATTAGCCTGCGGTTGGGTACTCCTCTTCGCTGGCGATGCGTGGGCAAAGGTATCCATAAATAAACAATTTAGCCCTACCAACATCAATCCCAATCAGATATCCAAGCTGACTATCGAACTGTTCAATAACAAACCAACACAAGTAACAAACACTACTTTTACAGATAACCTACCTACAGGGGTAGTAGTGGCTGACATCCCAAATATCGTTAATGGTTGCGATGGAACTCTGACAGCAACCCCAGGAGGTACAAGTATTGTCTTGACAGGTGGCATAATTCCTGCAAGTACCACTGTTGCAGGCAAATGTACCATTACCATTGATGTCACCTCCAAAGTTTCCTCAACGAATACCCAAACCTACGTCAATATTATTCCTGTCAATGGGTTAACAGGTTCCCAGGATGGTAACACGGAGAAAAATGCTGATGAAGCAAACGCGACACTCGTTGTTGAACCCATAAGATCTGTGACGGGTAGTAAGTCCTTTTCTACTGCGGTTCTTCATGGGAATGGTACACCGACGACGATGACTATTACTCTGAATAACCCGAATTTGTTTGATTTGACGGAAGCGGAATTAACCGATAATTTGCCCTCAGGGACAAAAGTTGCTGCAACCCCAGCGATTTCCAACAGTTGCGGTGGAACCGTGACAGCAACAGCAGGTAGTACAATCGTTGCCCTGGCGAATGGTACAATCACTGCCAAAAGTTCCTGTACCATTCAAGTCAACCTAGAAGCTACTGATGCTACCAATGTCCGCAACACGGATGTGACAAATACGATTCCTGCAAATAACCTCAAAACTAAGGAAGGAATCACTAATACTAGTCCTTTAACTGCGACAATCAAAGTCCAAACAGCCGCAGAAATCGCTAAATCTTTTAACCCTGGTACGATTCAAGGGGGGGAAACTTCTGAATTAACGATTACTATCAGAAACTATAATAGTGCGGCAATTACTAACGCGGATTTAATTGATGTTATGCCGACAGATGTTAAACCCCTGAGCATCACATCAAACGGTTGTGGGGGTACGGCAACTGTTACCGCAACTCAAGTTAGGTTAACTGGGGGTACTATCCCTGCTGCACCTGTGGGAGTAGGTTCTGGTTCTTGTAAAATTAAAGCTCAGGTGACTTCTACAAAACTAGGAACCTATACCAATAACATCACGGCAGGAGATTTTAATGGGATTAAATATAACAGTGCCAGTGCAAATTTAAATGTTTTAGCCCCAGTCGGAGTCAGTAAAAGCTTCGCTCCCAGTCAAATTATTCGCGGTGAGGAAACAGAGCTAACTATTACCCTGACTAACTCTGATAGTAATCCTGCAACTATTACATCTTTTCAAGATAACTTGACGACCATGGGCACAGGTTATACTGTTGTTGCTGGAAGTGAAAGTACTACCTGTGGCGGGACAGTAAATGCCAGTGGGACTTTGATTGAAATGAATAGTGGGACAATTCCCGCAGCAACAGGAACTGCACCTAACATCACCAAGGGTTCTTGTATTATTAAAGTTAAGATTAAAGCTGATGATTTAACTGGTCAAGGTGGGAATGCCTATGATGGTCAAGTTGTCAATACAGTTCCTGCGGCAAACTTGAAGACATCTCTGGGTAATAATCCTTTTGAGGCGAAGGCAACTCTGTCTCTGAATGGGAAGGTACAAGTACAAAAGTCTTTTTCTGATGCGACACGCACCCAGGGACAGGAAACTACCCTGACGATTAAACTTTTAAATACTCAGTCTTCTAGTGTCAGTATTACATCTTTCAAAGATGACTTGTTGACCATGGGGACAAACTTTAATAATAGTAATCCAGCTTTTACCATTGCTTCTGGTTCTTCTAGTACTACCTGTGGTGGAACGTTGAATAATACCTCAGGTACAACGCTGATTCAGATGACTGGGGGAACAATTCCTGCTGGTACTACTACCAATCCAGGTTTCTGTACAATTACCGTACCTGTGAAAGTGAGTCTGACTGCTCCCAAAGGTTCCCACACTAATACTATCAATGAAGGTGAGTTAAAAACTAATATTGGTGATAATGCAATTAAGACTAAGGCAAGTATTGATATCAAGAGTGCTGCAACTGTTAGCAAGTCTTTTAGTCTTCCAGCCGTTGCTGTGGGTGGAAAAACTCGCTTAACTATTAAACTAGATCGAGATGCTGATGCACCTGCACTCACAGGGGTGAATCTCAGTGATAATCTTCCGAGTGGACATACCGTTGATTCGACACCTAATGTTGTCAATAACTGTGGTGGTACTGTCAATGCTAGTGGTTCAACTATTTCCTTGACTAATGGTAGTTTGTCGGGTGCAAGTTGTACGATTAGTGTTGATATCCGGGTACCGAATACAGCAGGAACGAGAACCAATACTATCCCTGCTCAAAACTTAACAACTACTCAGGGGGTGACAAACGAGTTTGCTGCAACTGCTGATATTAAAGCAACTGCTGCGAAATTGAATTTAAATAAGGATTTTTCACCGCAGGGAATTAACCCTAACGGGACTTCTCGACTGAATATTGATATTAAAAATAATGAACCTGACGCGATCGCGCTGACTGGAGTTTCACTCACAGATAATTTACCCCTAGGTATGGAGTTGACGAGTAATCCTAATCCTACTCTGACGGGTACAGGTTGTAGTGGAGGGACTTTCACCGCAGTACCAGGTGGTAATCAGTTTATTCTGACTGGTGCTAATATTCAAGCTGGCACAGTCTGTGTCATGTCTGTGAATGTAACTTCTAAGTTTGCGGGGAATTTGACAAACCAATTACCAGCAACCATATCTGCAAACTCTGCGGAGCAGGTGACGAATGGTAATTTAGTTAAGAAAACTCTAACTGTTTTGGGTATTGCGGATGTGATTGTCAGTAAAACTGATAATAAGAAGTTTGTTGCTCCTGGTCAGACGACTCAGTATACAATTACTGTGGAAAATGCCAAACCCGCCACAGGTAGTCAATGGGACAACGTTGCAGGTGTGGAATTAACTGATAATGCACCAACAGGTTTGACTTTTATTGATTGGGTTTGTAGTGCAACCTCTGGCTCTGCTTGTGCTGTGGAATCTGGTACGGGTAATGTATTTACAAGTCTGACTTTGTTAGCAGGTGGTAAGGCGACTATTGTGGTCAATGCCAAAGTTAATGATAATGTCAGTAAGGGTACTGAAATCAAGAATGTTGCTACCGTTGACTTACCTGCGACGGTGACTGACCCAGAATTTACAACGAATAAGTCTGAAGATATTAATACTGTGGGTGGTAATCCGAATGTATTGCTGGTGAAGCGAATTACGGCGGTGAATGGTATTACTAATAACGGTGGTACTAATTTAGCAGGGTATATTAATGAGCCGAGCAATCCCTACGATGATAATACTATTGAACCCAGCCTAGCTCCTAAACCTCCCCAATATCCTAGCCCTGATACTGATAAATGGCTTAACCCTAGTAGTTTCTTAATTGGTGGAACTAATGGGGGGAATGTGAAACCGGGTGATGAAATTGAATATACGATTTATTTTATTTCCACGGGTGACAGTGAGGCGAATAAGGTGCGATTCTGCGATCGCGTTCCGAATAACACCACTTTTATTCCAACTGCGAAATCTGGCGATCCCAATGCTGCTCCCGGTGGAATATCTGGTAGCGATCGCGGTATCATTACCCTCTACAATGGCACACTGCAAAGCTTGACAAATGTGCAAGATGGTGACATTGGTCAGTACTTCCCCCCTGGTGTGGAACCCAGTACTGTTTACCCTGGAATTCAATGCGGTGGTGCGAATACTAATGGTGCAGTAGTAGTAGATTTGGGAACCCTACCTAATGCGACTAGTTCCGGTAATCCTGCGGGTTCCTACGGTTTTGTCAGATTCCGAGGCAAAGTGAAGTAG
- a CDS encoding OmpA family protein: protein MMGLMLILTTAKHRTRRYRQLLLTSMFLLTLAPDAVFSQSLPSSTLQVVVNSNQDRVQPDGNLTLREAIQVVNGTLPLEKLSQEERKLVTSGGEFSQISFNLPPGETTIAVEKILPPLGVPRLLIDGTTQPGYEGNKSATAEIAIPTPIVSITTAPGREVLRGLTVTADRVTIRGLSIYGFTSKHGVTESTPPADIFISHRLPPPDTTEQQPPNADFPYYNRNTPPQNVVIENNWLGITPEEKMPEVTSAFGVSVFNGVNTTISRNRISYHDGSGIITSVRAEGMQVVQNIIVGNGLAGMPDGIRLDGVIDKSELRGNLICANDGSGVFLFKPQGSVTIRNNNIKFNGRRFRRAAVYLMGSNHQVKENQISYQSGAGVVITSYPQSDRNTIQNNSFFQLEGLSIDLNAQHNVGVQDFQNGDGVNPPRNSPNRKRDTANAAINTPKFLSPEFLTDINPTVGIDGIAEPDSQVDIYKVTGNNYGALTELLGTTKADNKGKFSLDLANIQPGDRISAISTHPDFGTSEPSYPAIARTLNNSPSSPISNIPSPQPQCLSSPPAPEPEIPPEPIRLQIPKNIHFALDKDYISPESAKILDKIAQAMGDNPTITAELLGHTDIRASDTYNINLAARRAKNTRNYLIKQGIAPERMTIRSLGERQLQTPGTSKLDHARNRRVEFIFQDIRGIEVIVQESDLQLER, encoded by the coding sequence ATGATGGGTTTAATGTTGATTTTAACAACCGCGAAGCACAGAACCAGGAGATATCGGCAATTACTACTAACTAGTATGTTTTTGCTCACCCTTGCACCTGATGCAGTATTCAGTCAATCCCTTCCTAGTTCAACTTTGCAAGTGGTGGTGAATAGTAACCAGGATAGGGTACAACCCGATGGTAATTTAACTTTGCGGGAAGCAATTCAGGTGGTGAATGGGACTTTACCCCTGGAGAAATTGAGTCAGGAGGAGAGAAAGTTAGTCACCTCTGGGGGGGAGTTTTCCCAGATTAGCTTTAATTTACCCCCAGGAGAAACCACCATTGCTGTGGAAAAAATCCTACCTCCCCTAGGTGTTCCCCGTTTGCTAATAGATGGAACCACCCAACCCGGATATGAGGGGAATAAATCAGCAACAGCAGAAATTGCTATCCCCACACCCATAGTTAGTATTACTACTGCACCGGGAAGGGAAGTCTTGCGCGGTTTAACTGTGACTGCTGATAGGGTGACAATTCGCGGTTTAAGTATCTATGGGTTTACCTCCAAGCATGGAGTCACAGAAAGTACACCCCCCGCAGATATTTTTATTTCCCACCGCTTACCACCTCCCGACACCACGGAGCAGCAACCACCAAACGCAGATTTTCCCTACTATAATCGCAACACCCCACCGCAAAATGTTGTCATTGAAAATAACTGGTTAGGTATTACCCCAGAGGAAAAAATGCCGGAAGTGACTTCTGCTTTCGGTGTGTCAGTATTTAACGGAGTCAATACAACCATTAGTCGCAACCGCATTTCTTACCACGATGGTAGCGGAATTATTACCTCGGTACGAGCTGAGGGAATGCAAGTTGTCCAGAATATTATCGTTGGTAATGGTTTAGCAGGGATGCCAGATGGTATCCGTTTAGACGGGGTGATTGATAAATCTGAGCTGCGTGGTAATTTAATTTGTGCCAATGATGGCAGTGGGGTGTTCTTATTTAAACCCCAAGGCTCAGTAACTATTCGCAATAATAATATCAAGTTTAATGGGCGAAGGTTCCGACGGGCGGCTGTATATTTGATGGGGAGTAACCACCAGGTAAAAGAAAATCAAATTAGCTACCAGTCAGGGGCAGGAGTAGTAATTACATCCTATCCCCAGAGCGATCGCAATACTATCCAAAATAATAGTTTCTTCCAACTCGAAGGATTGAGTATCGACCTCAATGCCCAGCATAATGTAGGTGTGCAGGATTTTCAAAACGGTGATGGTGTCAATCCCCCCCGCAACTCACCCAACCGCAAACGCGACACCGCCAATGCAGCAATTAATACACCCAAATTCCTGAGTCCCGAATTCCTCACCGATATTAATCCCACCGTGGGAATTGACGGAATTGCCGAACCCGATTCCCAAGTAGATATCTACAAAGTCACGGGAAATAACTACGGTGCTTTAACCGAACTCCTAGGAACCACCAAAGCAGACAACAAAGGTAAATTTAGCCTCGATTTAGCCAATATCCAACCTGGAGACAGAATCAGCGCCATTTCTACCCACCCCGATTTTGGTACATCTGAACCATCCTATCCCGCGATCGCCCGTACTTTAAATAATTCTCCCTCATCCCCTATTTCCAACATCCCATCCCCCCAACCCCAGTGTCTTTCCTCACCCCCAGCACCCGAACCCGAAATACCCCCAGAACCTATCCGGTTGCAAATACCTAAAAATATCCACTTTGCCCTAGATAAAGACTATATCAGCCCCGAAAGCGCCAAAATCCTGGATAAAATTGCCCAAGCAATGGGCGATAATCCCACCATCACCGCCGAACTTCTCGGACATACGGATATCAGAGCCAGTGATACTTATAACATTAATCTAGCCGCCAGAAGGGCAAAGAATACGCGCAATTACTTAATTAAGCAGGGTATTGCCCCCGAAAGAATGACTATCCGCTCCCTTGGTGAAAGACAATTGCAAACTCCTGGAACTAGCAAACTTGATCATGCGAGAAATCGTCGTGTGGAATTTATCTTTCAAGACATCCGGGGTATAGAAGTTATCGTCCAAGAAAGCGACTTACAACTAGAAAGGTAA
- a CDS encoding DUF11 domain-containing protein has product MKAIEHKPPDIRNSGWFKILKLTFLAVSILQTSIPAIAQQSTQTNQKVPINNTATYSYTDDSPKPTRYQGFSSKLNVKPSLVDPLGRILGCAGKLLPDYTGFSTAVYELNPGDMTGTELGNLVNLTRTDNINGNNIPDGLFPNIENINPYFLDDKNEKRGVYNFLLDPNKGQLIPGKTYILVVNPPANSVFQQRRIQIKILQPIGNVGAVNNVIRYIATSLDGQPISTTGETTVEDSVIINDAEKQELKLFAFQLSTSMCQPNQMQIVKTGDRATAEPGDTSIYRISVRNIADVGLDTLVITDTLPLGFKLLPKSIRGEIDGQVVNITTEKQGSTVVFRTDATLPPGKVLNIAYATQITSDAIRGTGRNSAIVNGKRADNRFAIKDGPATHQLKIREGITSDCGTIIGRVFVDKNFDGEQQPNEPGVPNAVVYMEDGNRITTDPNGLFSVANVLPGNHTGVLDLTSLPGYTLAPNLYFKERNSQSRLVRLEPGGLVRMNFAVTPTFQEEVQK; this is encoded by the coding sequence GTGAAAGCTATAGAACATAAGCCACCAGATATCAGAAATTCTGGGTGGTTTAAAATATTAAAACTAACTTTTTTAGCAGTAAGTATATTACAAACATCTATTCCGGCGATCGCACAACAATCTACACAAACAAATCAAAAAGTTCCTATTAATAATACTGCCACCTATAGTTATACAGATGACTCTCCTAAACCAACGAGATATCAGGGATTTTCTAGTAAGTTAAATGTGAAACCTAGCTTGGTTGACCCTTTAGGGAGAATTCTGGGCTGTGCAGGAAAACTTTTACCTGACTATACAGGTTTTTCAACTGCTGTATATGAACTTAATCCTGGTGACATGACAGGAACAGAGTTGGGAAATTTAGTAAATTTAACTCGAACAGATAATATTAACGGTAATAATATTCCGGATGGTTTATTTCCCAATATTGAAAATATTAATCCTTACTTCTTAGATGATAAAAATGAAAAGCGAGGTGTATATAATTTTCTTCTAGACCCAAACAAGGGACAGTTAATCCCAGGAAAAACTTATATATTAGTTGTTAATCCTCCAGCAAATTCTGTATTTCAACAACGTCGTATTCAAATTAAAATTTTGCAGCCAATTGGTAACGTTGGGGCTGTAAATAATGTAATTCGTTATATTGCTACTTCCTTGGATGGACAACCTATTAGTACAACTGGAGAAACCACGGTTGAAGATTCTGTAATTATCAATGATGCAGAAAAGCAGGAGTTGAAATTATTTGCTTTTCAATTGAGTACAAGTATGTGTCAACCGAATCAAATGCAGATTGTCAAAACTGGCGATCGCGCTACCGCAGAACCTGGTGACACTTCTATTTATCGTATCTCTGTACGTAATATCGCTGATGTTGGCTTAGACACTTTAGTTATTACTGATACTCTTCCATTAGGATTTAAATTATTACCAAAATCGATTCGAGGTGAAATTGATGGTCAGGTTGTCAATATTACTACCGAAAAACAGGGGTCTACGGTCGTTTTCCGTACTGATGCTACTCTCCCCCCAGGAAAGGTATTAAATATTGCCTATGCCACACAAATTACCAGTGATGCCATTCGGGGTACGGGGAGAAATAGCGCGATCGTTAATGGTAAACGTGCTGACAACCGTTTTGCGATTAAAGATGGTCCCGCAACCCATCAATTGAAAATTAGGGAAGGTATAACTTCTGACTGCGGCACGATTATCGGGCGGGTATTTGTGGATAAGAATTTTGACGGGGAGCAGCAACCCAATGAGCCGGGAGTGCCCAATGCCGTGGTGTACATGGAGGATGGCAACCGTATTACTACTGACCCCAATGGTTTGTTTTCGGTAGCAAATGTATTACCAGGAAATCATACAGGGGTACTGGATTTAACTAGCCTTCCTGGCTATACCCTAGCACCGAATCTTTACTTTAAAGAACGCAACAGTCAATCGCGGTTGGTACGGTTAGAACCCGGTGGTTTGGTACGGATGAATTTTGCTGTTACTCCCACCTTCCAAGAGGAGGTACAAAAATGA
- a CDS encoding DUF11 domain-containing protein, giving the protein MKGVWIIGCVTVIASVGGVVPSVASVWQQDVGMSNKTQVKQQVQLRLDAAKQVITKDAQGKKQVTWQGLQGQTTVYPGDVLKYTLNAENLSDKSVKKLTLNQPIPKGMVYKLKSAKIEQKQADITYSIDGGRSFTANPIVQVNLGNGKVANKPAPATAYTHIRMSLNTPIPAKTTVRGSYEVWVK; this is encoded by the coding sequence ATGAAAGGTGTTTGGATAATTGGTTGTGTAACTGTTATTGCGTCTGTGGGTGGGGTAGTTCCCAGTGTTGCAAGTGTATGGCAGCAAGATGTAGGGATGAGTAATAAGACGCAAGTCAAGCAACAGGTACAGTTACGCTTAGATGCAGCAAAGCAAGTGATTACCAAGGATGCACAGGGTAAAAAGCAAGTTACTTGGCAAGGATTGCAGGGACAAACAACAGTATATCCAGGAGATGTTCTGAAATATACTCTTAATGCTGAAAATCTCAGTGATAAATCAGTGAAGAAACTTACCCTCAATCAGCCAATTCCCAAGGGAATGGTATATAAATTGAAGTCTGCCAAGATTGAGCAGAAACAAGCAGATATTACCTACAGTATCGATGGTGGACGTAGTTTTACTGCCAATCCGATAGTGCAGGTAAATTTAGGGAATGGCAAAGTTGCAAATAAACCCGCACCCGCAACTGCTTATACCCATATTCGTATGAGTTTGAATACACCGATTCCAGCAAAAACCACAGTTAGGGGAAGCTATGAAGTGTGGGTGAAGTAA